Proteins found in one Panthera tigris isolate Pti1 chromosome B3, P.tigris_Pti1_mat1.1, whole genome shotgun sequence genomic segment:
- the LOC102967797 gene encoding olfactory receptor 4K14: MELQNYSLVSEFVLYGLCTSQHLQHFFFIFFSGIYVVTVLGNLIIVVTVISDPHLHSSPMYFLLGNLAFLDIWLASFATPKMIRDFLSDRKLISFGGCMAQIFFLHFIGGAEMVLLVSMAYDRYVAICKPLHYMTMMSRKTCMGLVLVSWVIGFVHSISQVAFTVNLPYCGPNEVDSFFCDLPLVIKLACMDTYVLGILMISDSGLLSMSCFVLLLVSYTVILITVRQHAAGGVSKALSTCSAHIMVVLLFFGPCIFIYVWPFSRFSVDKLLSVFYTIFTPLLNSLIYTLRNKEMKTAMKKLCNQHVTSH; the protein is encoded by the coding sequence ATGGAGCTGCAGAATTATTCCCTGGTGTCAGAATTTGTGTTGTATGGACTCTGCACTTCACAGCATCtccaacattttttctttatatttttctctggGATCTATGTGGTCACTGTGTTGGGTAACCTCATTATTGTGGTCACTGTAATTTCtgacccccacttgcactcttccCCTATGTACTTCCTGCTGGGAAATCTAGCCTTCTTGGACATATGGCTAGCCTCATTTGCCACCCCCAAGATGATCAGGGACTTTCTTAGTGATCGAAAGCTCATCTCCTTTGGAGGATGTATGGCTCAGATCTTCTTCTTGCACTTCATTGGTGGGGCTGAGATGGTGCTTCTGGTTTCCATGGCCTATGACAGATATGTGGCTATATGCAAACCTTTGCATTATATGACCATGATGAGTCGGAAAACCTGTATGGGACTGGTGTTGGTTTCATGGGTCATTGGATTTGTGCACTCCATCAGCCAAGTAGCCTTTACTGTGAATTTACCTTACTGTGGCCCCAATGAAGTGGACAGCTTCTTCTGTGACCTTCCTCTTGTGATCAAGCTTGCCTGCATGGACACCTATGTCTTGGGTATACTCATGATCTCAGACAGTGGGTTGCTCTCTATGAGCTGTTTTGTGCTCCTCTTGGTCTCCTACACTGTTATTCTCATCACTGTCCGACAGCATGCTGCTGGTGGGGTATCCAAAGCACTCTCTACTTGCTCTGCACATATCATGGTAGTCCTGCTCTTCTTTgggccctgcattttcatttatgtgtggCCTTTCAGTCGGTTCTCTGTGGACAAGCTCTTATCTgtattttataccatttttacTCCTCTCTTGAACTCCCTTATCTACACATTGagaaataaagagatgaaaacagCTATGAAGAAGCTGTGTAACCAACATGTGACTTCTCACTGA